One Rissa tridactyla isolate bRisTri1 chromosome 1, bRisTri1.patW.cur.20221130, whole genome shotgun sequence DNA segment encodes these proteins:
- the PFKFB3 gene encoding 6-phosphofructo-2-kinase/fructose-2,6-bisphosphatase 3 isoform X7 translates to MPMELTQSRIQKIWLPNDNRPALPRPCGPQLANSPTVIVMVGLPARGKTYISKKLTRYLNWIGVPTKVFNVGEYRREAVKHYSSYDFFRPDNEEAMKVRRQCALAALRDVKLYLTEEAGQIAVFDATNTTRERRGMILNFAKENGFKVFFIESVCNDPTVVATNVMEVKLSSPDYRDCNSTDAMEDFMKRINCYQASYQPLDPDDYDRELSLIKVIDVGRRFLVNRVQDHIQSRIVYYLMNIHVQPRTIYLCRHGESEFNLKGKIGGDSGLSNRGKKFAVALNKFVEEQNLKDLKVWTSQLKRTIQTAEALQLPYEQWKALNEIDAGVCEEMTYEDIREQHPEEFALRDQDKYYYRYPSGESYQDLVQRLEPVIMELERQENVLVICHQAVMRCLLAYFLDKSADEMPYLKCPLHTVLKLTPVAYGCRVESISLNIEAVNTHRERPEEAKKGPNPLMRRNSVTPLASPEPTKKPRINSFEEHVAVSSALPGCVPQEVPTQMPGQPLLGKACL, encoded by the exons CCTGCGGGCCGCAGCTTGCCAATTCCCCCACTGTGATAGTGATGGTTGGTCTCCCAGCCCGTGGGAAGACCTACATCTCCAAGAAGCTGACTCGCTACCTCAACTGGATTGGTGTCCCAACGAAAG TTTTCAATGTGGGGGAATATCGCCGTGAGGCAGTGAAGCATTACAGCTCCTATGACTTCTTCCGTCCCGACAATGAGGAGGCCATGAAAGTCAGGAG GCAATGTGCCCTAGCTGCCTTGAGGGATGTCAAGCTGTACCTGACGGAGGAGGCTGGCCAGATTGCG GTGTTTGATGCCACCAATACCACGCGGGAGAGGAGAGGGATGATCCTAAACTTTGCCAAAGAAAATGGGTTCAAG GTGTTCTTCATTGAATCCGTGTGCAACGATCCCACAGTAGTTGCCACCAATGTTATG gaagtAAAATTGTCCAGCCCTGATTACCGGGACTGTAATTCGACTGATGCCATGGAGGACTTCATGAAGAGGATTAATTGTTACCAAGCCAGCTACCAGCCGCTCGACCCTGATGATTATGACCG GGAACTTTCTCTCATCAAAGTCATCGACGTTGGCCGGAGGTTCCTGGTCAACAGGGTTCAGGATCACATCCAGAGCAGGATCGTCTACTACCTAATGAACATCCATGTCCAGCCCCGCACTATTTATCTCTGCCGGCATGGTGAAAGCGAGTTCAACCTCAAGGGGAAGATTGGAGGTGACTCAGGCCTCTCCAACAGGGGCAAGAAG TTTGCAGTGGCACTGAACAAATTTGTTGAGGAGCAGAACCTGAAGGACCTCAAAGTCTGGACCAGCCAACTAAAGAGGACAATCCAAACAGCAGAAGCTCTCCAATTGCCCTATGAGCAGTGGAAGGCACTCAATGAAATAGATGCT GGTGTGTGTGAAGAAATGACGTATGAAGATATCAGGGAGCAGCATCCAGAGGAATTTGCTTTACGTGATCAGGATAAATATTACTACCGCTACCCTTCTGGGGAG TCCTACCAAGATCTGGTGCAGCGCCTAGAGCCAGTCATCATGGAGCTGGAGAGACAAGAGAATGTCCTTGTGATCTGTCACCAGGCTGTCATGCGCTGTCTCCTGGCATACTTTCTGGACAAGAGTGCAG atGAAATGCCCTACCTGAAATGTCCCCTTCACACAGTGTTGAAGCTGACCCCGGTGGCCTATG GCTGCCGGGTGGAGTCCATCTCGTTGAACATTGAAGCTGTCAACACACACAGGGAACGGCCAGAG GAAGCAAAGAAGGGACCTAACCCGCTCATGAGACGTAATAGCGTTACCCCTCTAGCAAGCCCAGAGCCCACCAAAAAACCTCGCATCAACAGCTTTGAGGAGCATGTGGCTGTTTCTTCCGCCCTGCCAGGCTGTGTTCCTCAGGAAGTGCCCACGCAGATGCCGGGACAA ccTTTACTAGGGAAGGCATGCCTGTAA
- the PFKFB3 gene encoding 6-phosphofructo-2-kinase/fructose-2,6-bisphosphatase 3 isoform X5, which translates to MPMELTQSRIQKIWLPNDNRPALPRRSCGPQLANSPTVIVMVGLPARGKTYISKKLTRYLNWIGVPTKVFNVGEYRREAVKHYSSYDFFRPDNEEAMKVRRQCALAALRDVKLYLTEEAGQIAVFDATNTTRERRGMILNFAKENGFKVFFIESVCNDPTVVATNVMEVKLSSPDYRDCNSTDAMEDFMKRINCYQASYQPLDPDDYDRELSLIKVIDVGRRFLVNRVQDHIQSRIVYYLMNIHVQPRTIYLCRHGESEFNLKGKIGGDSGLSNRGKKFAVALNKFVEEQNLKDLKVWTSQLKRTIQTAEALQLPYEQWKALNEIDAGVCEEMTYEDIREQHPEEFALRDQDKYYYRYPSGESYQDLVQRLEPVIMELERQENVLVICHQAVMRCLLAYFLDKSADEMPYLKCPLHTVLKLTPVAYGCRVESISLNIEAVNTHRERPEEAKKGPNPLMRRNSVTPLASPEPTKKPRINSFEEHVAVSSALPGCVPQEVPTQMPGQNMNNSQKPL; encoded by the exons CCTGCGGGCCGCAGCTTGCCAATTCCCCCACTGTGATAGTGATGGTTGGTCTCCCAGCCCGTGGGAAGACCTACATCTCCAAGAAGCTGACTCGCTACCTCAACTGGATTGGTGTCCCAACGAAAG TTTTCAATGTGGGGGAATATCGCCGTGAGGCAGTGAAGCATTACAGCTCCTATGACTTCTTCCGTCCCGACAATGAGGAGGCCATGAAAGTCAGGAG GCAATGTGCCCTAGCTGCCTTGAGGGATGTCAAGCTGTACCTGACGGAGGAGGCTGGCCAGATTGCG GTGTTTGATGCCACCAATACCACGCGGGAGAGGAGAGGGATGATCCTAAACTTTGCCAAAGAAAATGGGTTCAAG GTGTTCTTCATTGAATCCGTGTGCAACGATCCCACAGTAGTTGCCACCAATGTTATG gaagtAAAATTGTCCAGCCCTGATTACCGGGACTGTAATTCGACTGATGCCATGGAGGACTTCATGAAGAGGATTAATTGTTACCAAGCCAGCTACCAGCCGCTCGACCCTGATGATTATGACCG GGAACTTTCTCTCATCAAAGTCATCGACGTTGGCCGGAGGTTCCTGGTCAACAGGGTTCAGGATCACATCCAGAGCAGGATCGTCTACTACCTAATGAACATCCATGTCCAGCCCCGCACTATTTATCTCTGCCGGCATGGTGAAAGCGAGTTCAACCTCAAGGGGAAGATTGGAGGTGACTCAGGCCTCTCCAACAGGGGCAAGAAG TTTGCAGTGGCACTGAACAAATTTGTTGAGGAGCAGAACCTGAAGGACCTCAAAGTCTGGACCAGCCAACTAAAGAGGACAATCCAAACAGCAGAAGCTCTCCAATTGCCCTATGAGCAGTGGAAGGCACTCAATGAAATAGATGCT GGTGTGTGTGAAGAAATGACGTATGAAGATATCAGGGAGCAGCATCCAGAGGAATTTGCTTTACGTGATCAGGATAAATATTACTACCGCTACCCTTCTGGGGAG TCCTACCAAGATCTGGTGCAGCGCCTAGAGCCAGTCATCATGGAGCTGGAGAGACAAGAGAATGTCCTTGTGATCTGTCACCAGGCTGTCATGCGCTGTCTCCTGGCATACTTTCTGGACAAGAGTGCAG atGAAATGCCCTACCTGAAATGTCCCCTTCACACAGTGTTGAAGCTGACCCCGGTGGCCTATG GCTGCCGGGTGGAGTCCATCTCGTTGAACATTGAAGCTGTCAACACACACAGGGAACGGCCAGAG GAAGCAAAGAAGGGACCTAACCCGCTCATGAGACGTAATAGCGTTACCCCTCTAGCAAGCCCAGAGCCCACCAAAAAACCTCGCATCAACAGCTTTGAGGAGCATGTGGCTGTTTCTTCCGCCCTGCCAGGCTGTGTTCCTCAGGAAGTGCCCACGCAGATGCCGGGACAA
- the PFKFB3 gene encoding 6-phosphofructo-2-kinase/fructose-2,6-bisphosphatase 3 isoform X6 yields the protein MPMELTQSRIQKIWLPNDNRPALPRRSCGPQLANSPTVIVMVGLPARGKTYISKKLTRYLNWIGVPTKVFNVGEYRREAVKHYSSYDFFRPDNEEAMKVRRQCALAALRDVKLYLTEEAGQIAVFDATNTTRERRGMILNFAKENGFKVFFIESVCNDPTVVATNVMEVKLSSPDYRDCNSTDAMEDFMKRINCYQASYQPLDPDDYDRELSLIKVIDVGRRFLVNRVQDHIQSRIVYYLMNIHVQPRTIYLCRHGESEFNLKGKIGGDSGLSNRGKKFAVALNKFVEEQNLKDLKVWTSQLKRTIQTAEALQLPYEQWKALNEIDAGVCEEMTYEDIREQHPEEFALRDQDKYYYRYPSGESYQDLVQRLEPVIMELERQENVLVICHQAVMRCLLAYFLDKSADEMPYLKCPLHTVLKLTPVAYGCRVESISLNIEAVNTHRERPEEAKKGPNPLMRRNSVTPLASPEPTKKPRINSFEEHVAVSSALPGCVPQEVPTQMPGQPLLGKACLRPVCHFLKVFSLLIFPR from the exons CCTGCGGGCCGCAGCTTGCCAATTCCCCCACTGTGATAGTGATGGTTGGTCTCCCAGCCCGTGGGAAGACCTACATCTCCAAGAAGCTGACTCGCTACCTCAACTGGATTGGTGTCCCAACGAAAG TTTTCAATGTGGGGGAATATCGCCGTGAGGCAGTGAAGCATTACAGCTCCTATGACTTCTTCCGTCCCGACAATGAGGAGGCCATGAAAGTCAGGAG GCAATGTGCCCTAGCTGCCTTGAGGGATGTCAAGCTGTACCTGACGGAGGAGGCTGGCCAGATTGCG GTGTTTGATGCCACCAATACCACGCGGGAGAGGAGAGGGATGATCCTAAACTTTGCCAAAGAAAATGGGTTCAAG GTGTTCTTCATTGAATCCGTGTGCAACGATCCCACAGTAGTTGCCACCAATGTTATG gaagtAAAATTGTCCAGCCCTGATTACCGGGACTGTAATTCGACTGATGCCATGGAGGACTTCATGAAGAGGATTAATTGTTACCAAGCCAGCTACCAGCCGCTCGACCCTGATGATTATGACCG GGAACTTTCTCTCATCAAAGTCATCGACGTTGGCCGGAGGTTCCTGGTCAACAGGGTTCAGGATCACATCCAGAGCAGGATCGTCTACTACCTAATGAACATCCATGTCCAGCCCCGCACTATTTATCTCTGCCGGCATGGTGAAAGCGAGTTCAACCTCAAGGGGAAGATTGGAGGTGACTCAGGCCTCTCCAACAGGGGCAAGAAG TTTGCAGTGGCACTGAACAAATTTGTTGAGGAGCAGAACCTGAAGGACCTCAAAGTCTGGACCAGCCAACTAAAGAGGACAATCCAAACAGCAGAAGCTCTCCAATTGCCCTATGAGCAGTGGAAGGCACTCAATGAAATAGATGCT GGTGTGTGTGAAGAAATGACGTATGAAGATATCAGGGAGCAGCATCCAGAGGAATTTGCTTTACGTGATCAGGATAAATATTACTACCGCTACCCTTCTGGGGAG TCCTACCAAGATCTGGTGCAGCGCCTAGAGCCAGTCATCATGGAGCTGGAGAGACAAGAGAATGTCCTTGTGATCTGTCACCAGGCTGTCATGCGCTGTCTCCTGGCATACTTTCTGGACAAGAGTGCAG atGAAATGCCCTACCTGAAATGTCCCCTTCACACAGTGTTGAAGCTGACCCCGGTGGCCTATG GCTGCCGGGTGGAGTCCATCTCGTTGAACATTGAAGCTGTCAACACACACAGGGAACGGCCAGAG GAAGCAAAGAAGGGACCTAACCCGCTCATGAGACGTAATAGCGTTACCCCTCTAGCAAGCCCAGAGCCCACCAAAAAACCTCGCATCAACAGCTTTGAGGAGCATGTGGCTGTTTCTTCCGCCCTGCCAGGCTGTGTTCCTCAGGAAGTGCCCACGCAGATGCCGGGACAA ccTTTACTAGGGAAGGCATGCCT
- the PFKFB3 gene encoding 6-phosphofructo-2-kinase/fructose-2,6-bisphosphatase 3 isoform X4, with protein sequence MPFRKACGPQLANSPTVIVMVGLPARGKTYISKKLTRYLNWIGVPTKVFNVGEYRREAVKHYSSYDFFRPDNEEAMKVRRQCALAALRDVKLYLTEEAGQIAVFDATNTTRERRGMILNFAKENGFKVFFIESVCNDPTVVATNVMEVKLSSPDYRDCNSTDAMEDFMKRINCYQASYQPLDPDDYDRELSLIKVIDVGRRFLVNRVQDHIQSRIVYYLMNIHVQPRTIYLCRHGESEFNLKGKIGGDSGLSNRGKKFAVALNKFVEEQNLKDLKVWTSQLKRTIQTAEALQLPYEQWKALNEIDAGVCEEMTYEDIREQHPEEFALRDQDKYYYRYPSGESYQDLVQRLEPVIMELERQENVLVICHQAVMRCLLAYFLDKSADEMPYLKCPLHTVLKLTPVAYGCRVESISLNIEAVNTHRERPEEAKKGPNPLMRRNSVTPLASPEPTKKPRINSFEEHVAVSSALPGCVPQEVPTQMPGQNMNNSQKPL encoded by the exons CCTGCGGGCCGCAGCTTGCCAATTCCCCCACTGTGATAGTGATGGTTGGTCTCCCAGCCCGTGGGAAGACCTACATCTCCAAGAAGCTGACTCGCTACCTCAACTGGATTGGTGTCCCAACGAAAG TTTTCAATGTGGGGGAATATCGCCGTGAGGCAGTGAAGCATTACAGCTCCTATGACTTCTTCCGTCCCGACAATGAGGAGGCCATGAAAGTCAGGAG GCAATGTGCCCTAGCTGCCTTGAGGGATGTCAAGCTGTACCTGACGGAGGAGGCTGGCCAGATTGCG GTGTTTGATGCCACCAATACCACGCGGGAGAGGAGAGGGATGATCCTAAACTTTGCCAAAGAAAATGGGTTCAAG GTGTTCTTCATTGAATCCGTGTGCAACGATCCCACAGTAGTTGCCACCAATGTTATG gaagtAAAATTGTCCAGCCCTGATTACCGGGACTGTAATTCGACTGATGCCATGGAGGACTTCATGAAGAGGATTAATTGTTACCAAGCCAGCTACCAGCCGCTCGACCCTGATGATTATGACCG GGAACTTTCTCTCATCAAAGTCATCGACGTTGGCCGGAGGTTCCTGGTCAACAGGGTTCAGGATCACATCCAGAGCAGGATCGTCTACTACCTAATGAACATCCATGTCCAGCCCCGCACTATTTATCTCTGCCGGCATGGTGAAAGCGAGTTCAACCTCAAGGGGAAGATTGGAGGTGACTCAGGCCTCTCCAACAGGGGCAAGAAG TTTGCAGTGGCACTGAACAAATTTGTTGAGGAGCAGAACCTGAAGGACCTCAAAGTCTGGACCAGCCAACTAAAGAGGACAATCCAAACAGCAGAAGCTCTCCAATTGCCCTATGAGCAGTGGAAGGCACTCAATGAAATAGATGCT GGTGTGTGTGAAGAAATGACGTATGAAGATATCAGGGAGCAGCATCCAGAGGAATTTGCTTTACGTGATCAGGATAAATATTACTACCGCTACCCTTCTGGGGAG TCCTACCAAGATCTGGTGCAGCGCCTAGAGCCAGTCATCATGGAGCTGGAGAGACAAGAGAATGTCCTTGTGATCTGTCACCAGGCTGTCATGCGCTGTCTCCTGGCATACTTTCTGGACAAGAGTGCAG atGAAATGCCCTACCTGAAATGTCCCCTTCACACAGTGTTGAAGCTGACCCCGGTGGCCTATG GCTGCCGGGTGGAGTCCATCTCGTTGAACATTGAAGCTGTCAACACACACAGGGAACGGCCAGAG GAAGCAAAGAAGGGACCTAACCCGCTCATGAGACGTAATAGCGTTACCCCTCTAGCAAGCCCAGAGCCCACCAAAAAACCTCGCATCAACAGCTTTGAGGAGCATGTGGCTGTTTCTTCCGCCCTGCCAGGCTGTGTTCCTCAGGAAGTGCCCACGCAGATGCCGGGACAA